One Gimesia aquarii DNA segment encodes these proteins:
- a CDS encoding stage 0 sporulation family protein, with protein sequence MNNEVTGYIVRYGVTRLIAEFTWKGAAELNRNAAVIIKSERGHEWGEVLSPATERVRSFMKETTSAGRIVRLVTDDDYRQRDQSRHEERAEFLGCQELVNEHKLQMQLVDVEHLFGGERVIFYYLAEKRVDFRELVKSLARKYRSRIEMRQIGVRDEAKLLADFGDCGKPVCCGSHLTEMPPVSMKMAKLQKTSLDPNKLSGRCGRLKCCLRYEYDTYKSYKKDLPPIGSTIITKQGEAKVTNQEILSECVQVIYADSKKTIVHRKDILEVIKKKKSESPPSE encoded by the coding sequence ATGAACAACGAAGTTACAGGCTATATCGTTCGATACGGTGTCACTCGATTGATTGCAGAATTCACCTGGAAGGGAGCTGCAGAATTAAATCGCAACGCGGCCGTCATCATTAAAAGTGAACGGGGACACGAATGGGGGGAGGTGCTTTCTCCGGCGACTGAGCGCGTCCGTTCTTTTATGAAAGAAACCACATCAGCAGGACGTATCGTCAGGCTGGTTACGGACGACGATTATCGCCAACGTGATCAAAGTCGCCATGAAGAACGAGCAGAATTTCTGGGATGCCAGGAATTGGTCAACGAACATAAACTACAAATGCAGTTAGTAGATGTCGAGCATCTCTTTGGTGGTGAACGGGTTATCTTTTACTATCTTGCAGAGAAACGTGTCGACTTTCGCGAACTTGTAAAATCATTGGCCCGAAAATATCGGTCGCGAATTGAAATGCGGCAAATTGGCGTTCGCGACGAAGCAAAACTTCTCGCCGATTTTGGTGATTGCGGAAAACCGGTTTGTTGTGGATCTCACCTGACTGAAATGCCACCCGTTTCCATGAAAATGGCAAAGCTACAAAAAACATCCCTTGATCCAAATAAGCTTTCTGGAAGATGCGGTCGACTGAAATGTTGTTTGCGATATGAATACGATACCTATAAGAGTTATAAAAAAGACCTCCCTCCAATTGGCTCAACGATCATTACCAAACAGGGAGAAGCAAAGGTGACAAATCAGGAAATCCTTTCAGAGTGTGTGCAAGTCATTTATGCAGATTCAAAAAAGACAATTGTTCATAGAAAAGATATTCTGGAAGTGATCAAAAAGAAGAAAAGTGAATCGCCTCCGAGTGAGTAA
- a CDS encoding Minf_1886 family protein, which translates to MTSTTNLSQPKLQYHPNAYDFVFEALQQAQELYARPVTNESEQEEAHVSGQELLEGVKILALKQLGLMTTTVFKQWGITTTKDFGKIVFEMIEHGRMRKTENDRLEDFVDLYDFDQVFDLDYTIDTSQVFSRSTAEQS; encoded by the coding sequence ATGACATCGACAACAAATCTTTCCCAACCGAAATTACAATATCACCCTAATGCATACGACTTTGTATTTGAAGCCTTACAACAAGCGCAAGAACTCTATGCACGTCCTGTCACCAACGAGAGTGAGCAGGAAGAAGCCCATGTTTCAGGGCAGGAACTTCTGGAAGGCGTCAAAATCCTTGCTTTAAAGCAACTGGGATTAATGACCACAACCGTGTTCAAGCAGTGGGGTATCACGACGACCAAAGATTTTGGAAAAATCGTCTTTGAAATGATTGAACACGGCAGAATGCGAAAAACAGAAAACGATCGCCTGGAAGATTTTGTCGATCTCTACGATTTTGATCAGGTATTTGACTTAGATTATACCATTGACACAAGTCAGGTCTTTAGTCGTAGTACAGCAGAACAATCTTGA